A single genomic interval of Deltaproteobacteria bacterium harbors:
- a CDS encoding polyamine aminopropyltransferase: protein MDSAATSPGLSVPPRRRTRSRRARSTVLLLVSIFVVATCGLVYELLAGALSSYLLGNSVTQFSLVIGLFLTAMGGGSFASRFVRRRLIRTFILVELLVGLLGGSSALLLFFAYAAVGVYLPVLVAACALVGFLVGLEIPLLVRILRRRGSLRATIGNVLSLDYLGALAASLLFPLVLVPRLGLVRTGFLFGLLNVLVALLGLRFFARQTRGLFLRLGAWGAAAVLALGLATAGRTTSWLEDLLYDDPIVFARSTPYQRIVLTRWRGDVRLFIDGNIQLSSVDEYRYHEALVHPAFGLVREPKEVLVLGGGDGMAIREILKYPSVRRVDLVDLDAEMTRLFSRLPPLAALNQRSLSDPRVRIFHTDAQKFLEEHAQAYDAIVIDLPDPNNEGLGKLYSRSFYRLVAQHLRPEGVFVTQATSPFYAAEAFWCIVNTIRASNPGGGGPALHALPYHGHVPSFGDWGFVLGSTRALSPSAVRLGVPTRFLTPELVPSLFVFPKDMGPRATPINRLDNQVLVRLYDQGYKRFNR from the coding sequence GTGGATTCCGCGGCGACCTCACCCGGGCTCTCGGTCCCTCCGCGCCGCCGCACGCGATCGCGCCGCGCTCGCTCGACGGTCCTTTTACTCGTCTCGATCTTCGTGGTCGCCACCTGCGGCCTGGTCTACGAGCTCCTGGCCGGGGCGCTGTCGTCATACCTCCTCGGCAACTCGGTCACCCAGTTCTCGCTCGTCATCGGGCTCTTCCTCACCGCCATGGGCGGCGGGAGCTTCGCGAGCCGCTTCGTGCGCCGTCGGCTGATCCGCACCTTCATTCTGGTCGAGCTCCTCGTCGGGCTCCTCGGCGGGAGCTCCGCGCTGCTGCTCTTCTTCGCCTACGCCGCGGTCGGCGTCTACCTGCCGGTCCTCGTCGCCGCGTGCGCCCTCGTCGGCTTCCTCGTGGGCCTCGAGATCCCGCTCCTCGTGCGCATCTTGCGCCGCCGGGGCAGCCTCCGCGCCACCATCGGGAACGTCCTGTCGCTCGACTACCTCGGCGCGCTCGCCGCGTCGCTGCTCTTCCCGCTCGTGCTCGTGCCACGCCTCGGGCTGGTGCGCACGGGCTTCCTCTTCGGGCTGCTCAACGTGCTCGTCGCGCTCCTCGGCCTGCGCTTCTTCGCCCGGCAGACGCGCGGCCTCTTCCTGCGCCTCGGCGCGTGGGGCGCCGCCGCGGTCCTCGCGCTGGGCCTCGCGACGGCCGGCCGCACGACCTCGTGGCTCGAGGATCTGCTCTACGACGACCCGATCGTCTTCGCCCGCTCGACCCCCTATCAGCGCATCGTGCTCACGCGCTGGCGCGGCGACGTTCGCCTCTTCATCGACGGCAACATCCAGCTCTCCTCCGTGGACGAGTACCGCTACCACGAGGCCCTGGTGCACCCGGCCTTCGGGCTCGTGCGTGAACCGAAGGAGGTGCTGGTGCTCGGCGGCGGGGACGGGATGGCGATCCGCGAGATCCTGAAGTACCCGTCGGTGCGGCGCGTGGACCTGGTCGACCTGGACGCGGAGATGACGCGTCTCTTCAGCCGGCTGCCTCCGCTTGCGGCGCTCAACCAGCGCTCCCTCTCGGACCCCCGGGTGCGGATCTTCCATACCGACGCGCAGAAGTTCCTCGAGGAGCACGCGCAGGCCTACGACGCGATCGTCATCGACCTGCCCGACCCGAACAACGAAGGGCTCGGCAAGCTCTACAGCCGGAGCTTCTATCGGCTGGTGGCGCAGCACCTGCGTCCGGAGGGGGTGTTCGTCACGCAGGCCACGAGCCCCTTCTACGCCGCGGAGGCCTTCTGGTGCATCGTGAACACCATCCGCGCCTCGAACCCGGGTGGGGGTGGGCCCGCGCTCCACGCGCTGCCGTACCACGGACACGTCCCCTCCTTCGGCGACTGGGGGTTCGTGCTCGGCTCGACGCGCGCTCTCTCCCCGTCGGCGGTGCGGCTCGGGGTCCCGACGCGCTTCCTTACCCCCGAGCTCGTGCCGTCGCTCTTCGTCTTCCCGAAGGACATGGGTCCCCGTGCGACGCCCATCAACCGGCTCGACAACCAGGTGCTCGTGCGCCTCTACGACCAGGGGTACAAGCGTTTCAACCGGTAG
- a CDS encoding DUF350 domain-containing protein, whose protein sequence is MDKLLADLKPGFMLSTLIYAIIGMVIFGVGFALFKKLMPFSVRKEIEEDQNVALGIIIGSFLIGLALIISSAMH, encoded by the coding sequence ATGGACAAGCTGCTCGCAGACCTCAAGCCCGGCTTCATGCTCTCGACGCTGATCTACGCGATCATCGGCATGGTGATCTTCGGCGTGGGCTTCGCGCTCTTCAAGAAGCTCATGCCCTTCAGCGTGCGCAAGGAGATCGAAGAGGATCAGAACGTCGCGCTCGGGATCATCATCGGATCGTTCCTGATCGGGCTGGCGCTGATCATCTCGTCCGCCATGCATTAG
- a CDS encoding DUF4178 domain-containing protein: protein MARQIRCPSCGGEHTLVNPGISMVVCQYCRATVYWDEESALKLGAQSILPEADTRLYLHATGRLLGRGFTVEGHLRYDHGRGTWDEWYLQLEDGSVAWLSESERQLTLEQATRADAPIAAPSQLRVGQPIGLDQRPYTIRELGTATCIGGEGQLPFAVLPGSRYAYADLASLDGLRFASVEFEQGDRPACFVGHVLQHDQLALDQERPPSKEGARSGRDIRCTNCRASLQVPENRPVQTKVCEYCGAQLDLTTAQANVLGVNPANLKPPFAFAVGQAATFSGVRYEVCGRMLYEDAEHYRTVEYLLHHPEQGYQWLVEEEGHYLLMRPTQEAPQVDPVGLPAKRGVRVGPVTFRKYEEGTVSLIYVDGALPWLAKSGDRFYYVDLIAPPRIFGVERDGAELEYFHGRYVPVAEVWTAFGLDEVPPRPRGIHAAQPFERGPVAKLLMLVGGVFALLNLGLLVWSLGHAGHVLLAEDFDSEQFQAETVSRTFQVGGEKIMSLQLHSFLNNQWLGIDLALMNEKDEVVEEADAEVSYYSGVEGGESWSEGSRHETVYIKAPPPGTYRLLLRGQGGSGEAAGPLHQQKLTVTITQGEVLSRYFLVLAGFAFLFPLYEWLRRFLFEKRRWAPVMPESDDDD, encoded by the coding sequence ATGGCCCGGCAAATCCGCTGTCCAAGCTGCGGCGGTGAGCACACGCTGGTCAATCCCGGGATCAGCATGGTGGTGTGCCAGTACTGCCGCGCCACGGTCTACTGGGACGAGGAGAGCGCCCTCAAGCTGGGGGCGCAGTCGATCCTCCCCGAGGCCGACACCCGACTCTACCTCCACGCGACCGGCCGCCTCCTCGGGCGCGGGTTCACCGTCGAAGGGCACCTGCGCTACGACCACGGCCGCGGGACCTGGGACGAGTGGTACCTCCAGCTCGAGGACGGGTCGGTGGCCTGGCTCAGCGAGTCCGAGCGGCAGCTCACGCTCGAGCAAGCCACCCGCGCCGACGCGCCGATCGCGGCGCCGAGCCAGCTCCGCGTGGGACAACCCATCGGCCTCGATCAGCGGCCCTACACGATCCGAGAGCTCGGCACGGCGACCTGCATCGGTGGCGAAGGGCAGCTCCCCTTCGCGGTCCTTCCCGGATCGCGCTACGCCTACGCCGACCTGGCCAGCCTCGACGGGCTGCGCTTCGCCTCGGTCGAGTTCGAACAAGGCGATCGCCCCGCCTGCTTCGTGGGGCACGTGCTCCAGCACGACCAGCTAGCGCTCGACCAGGAGCGCCCTCCGTCGAAGGAGGGCGCCCGCTCCGGGCGCGACATCCGCTGCACGAACTGCCGGGCGTCGCTGCAGGTCCCGGAGAACCGTCCCGTCCAGACCAAGGTCTGCGAGTACTGCGGCGCGCAGCTCGACCTGACCACCGCGCAGGCGAACGTCCTCGGCGTCAACCCCGCGAACCTCAAGCCGCCCTTCGCCTTCGCCGTGGGGCAGGCGGCCACCTTCTCGGGCGTGCGCTACGAGGTCTGCGGCCGAATGCTCTACGAGGATGCGGAGCACTACCGGACCGTCGAGTACCTGCTCCACCACCCCGAGCAGGGCTACCAGTGGCTCGTGGAGGAGGAGGGGCACTACCTCCTCATGCGCCCGACGCAGGAAGCCCCGCAGGTAGACCCCGTGGGGCTCCCCGCGAAGCGCGGCGTGCGCGTCGGCCCGGTGACCTTCAGGAAGTACGAGGAGGGGACCGTCTCCCTGATCTACGTGGACGGCGCCCTCCCCTGGCTCGCCAAGAGCGGCGACCGTTTCTACTACGTGGACCTCATCGCCCCGCCGCGCATCTTCGGGGTCGAGCGGGACGGCGCCGAGCTCGAGTACTTCCACGGCAGGTACGTGCCCGTCGCCGAGGTCTGGACCGCCTTCGGCCTCGACGAGGTGCCGCCACGTCCGCGCGGGATCCACGCGGCACAGCCCTTTGAGCGCGGCCCCGTCGCCAAGTTGCTCATGCTCGTCGGAGGGGTCTTCGCGCTCCTCAACCTCGGACTGCTCGTCTGGTCCCTCGGGCACGCGGGACACGTCCTTCTGGCGGAGGATTTCGACTCCGAGCAATTCCAGGCCGAGACCGTCTCCCGCACCTTTCAGGTGGGGGGCGAAAAGATCATGAGCCTGCAGCTCCACAGCTTCCTCAACAATCAGTGGCTCGGCATCGACCTGGCCCTGATGAACGAGAAGGACGAAGTCGTCGAGGAGGCTGACGCCGAGGTCTCCTACTACTCCGGCGTCGAAGGTGGGGAGAGCTGGAGCGAGGGGAGCCGGCACGAGACGGTCTACATCAAGGCCCCGCCCCCCGGGACCTACCGCTTGCTCCTCAGGGGGCAGGGAGGTTCCGGCGAGGCGGCCGGCCCGCTCCACCAGCAGAAGCTGACCGTCACCATCACGCAGGGAGAGGTCCTGTCGCGCTATTTCCTGGTCCTGGCGGGGTTCGCATTCCTCTTCCCGCTCTACGAGTGGCTCCGGCGCTTCCTCTTCGAGAAGCGGCGGTGGGCCCCGGTGATGCCCGAGAGCGACGATGACGACTGA
- the feoB gene encoding ferrous iron transport protein B — MNRTLSVLPAGEHAEVTAIGGDADFRRRLLELGLAPGAKVRVVRAAPLGDPIEIEVRGFRLVLRRAEAAEIALGPHNGDAAALDAPTPAPVDLPSHPTEAERAAPTKNTRRCRVALAGNPNTGKTTLFNLLTGARAKVGNFPGVTVERQLGDVELPSGTTVELVDIPGTYSVNARSQDEELALAELVGLGGSPAPDAVVVILSATALERSLYLLLQLREFGLPVVAAVNLLDEAAREGLEIDLPQLARRLKVPVVGLVARTGRGVPELLSALDALLAAPPPPLPERWPWQTDLEHASVLDGLRAAAGAALGKDAPPTRRQAFALSRLMAPADGTQDGQAGDAVRAAVAETRRQLAKRGEDLDLTVSHGRYRYLERQVRPCLRHTAPAGRTPRTERIDAFLTHPVGGLLIFLVVLALIFTAIFDWAAPLMDAIDQGFGRLSQWLGARLPASLWSDLLANGVVKGVGSVLTFLPQIVILFLLLTLLEGTGYMARAAFMMDRVMRKIGLHGRALVPMISGYACAIPAVMATRTIENPRDRLLTMLVIPLVSCSARLPVYTLLIGALFHAERKVLGPLSLGVVLMILTYLVSTLLTLLAAAVLGRTVLKGKRLPLLIELPPYRLPTPRVVALVLWHRVRMFLRTAGTIIVVASVVLWALLAFPREARYSQDYEAAIRAAGPNSEAAALLRTQQQGERVQQSYAGRVGHFIEPALTPLGFDWKIGIGLVGAFAAREVFVATMGLVYGVGQEVTEKDATLRQALRNQRRPDGRPVYTPLTGLSLIVFFMIAMQCLSTVAVVRQESRSWGWTTFMVGYLWVAAYLASLATYQLGRLLGFE, encoded by the coding sequence GTGAACCGCACGCTGAGCGTCCTTCCAGCGGGCGAGCATGCCGAGGTAACGGCCATCGGAGGCGACGCGGACTTCCGCCGAAGGCTCCTCGAACTCGGCCTGGCCCCCGGAGCCAAGGTTCGCGTGGTGCGGGCCGCCCCGCTCGGCGATCCGATCGAGATCGAGGTCCGCGGCTTTCGCCTGGTGCTGCGCCGCGCCGAGGCTGCCGAGATCGCCCTCGGCCCGCACAACGGGGACGCGGCCGCCCTCGACGCGCCCACCCCGGCCCCCGTCGACCTGCCCTCGCATCCTACCGAGGCCGAACGAGCGGCACCGACGAAGAACACGCGGCGCTGCCGCGTCGCGCTCGCTGGCAACCCGAACACCGGCAAGACCACGCTCTTCAATCTGCTCACGGGAGCGCGCGCCAAGGTGGGGAACTTCCCGGGGGTCACCGTCGAACGCCAGCTCGGTGACGTGGAGCTTCCATCCGGAACCACGGTCGAGCTGGTGGACATCCCCGGAACCTACAGCGTGAACGCGCGCTCGCAGGACGAGGAGCTCGCCCTCGCCGAGCTCGTCGGCCTCGGTGGCTCGCCCGCTCCCGACGCCGTGGTGGTGATCCTCAGCGCCACGGCCCTCGAGCGCAGCCTCTACCTCCTCCTGCAGCTGCGCGAATTCGGCCTCCCCGTCGTCGCCGCGGTGAACCTCCTCGACGAGGCCGCCCGCGAGGGGCTCGAGATCGACCTCCCGCAGCTCGCGCGCCGGCTGAAGGTTCCCGTCGTGGGCCTCGTCGCCCGCACGGGCCGCGGCGTGCCCGAACTTCTCTCCGCGCTCGATGCGCTGCTGGCCGCGCCACCTCCACCCCTCCCCGAACGCTGGCCCTGGCAGACCGACCTCGAGCACGCGTCGGTCCTCGATGGGCTGCGCGCCGCCGCTGGCGCAGCGCTCGGCAAGGACGCACCGCCCACGCGCCGGCAGGCCTTCGCGCTCTCGCGGCTCATGGCCCCCGCCGACGGCACGCAGGACGGGCAAGCCGGGGACGCCGTGCGCGCCGCGGTGGCGGAGACGCGTCGCCAGCTGGCCAAGCGCGGCGAGGACCTCGACCTCACCGTCTCGCACGGGCGCTACCGCTACCTCGAGCGGCAGGTGCGCCCCTGTCTCAGGCACACGGCCCCCGCGGGCCGGACCCCGCGCACCGAGCGCATCGACGCCTTCCTGACCCACCCGGTCGGCGGACTCCTCATCTTCCTCGTGGTGCTGGCCCTCATCTTTACCGCCATCTTCGACTGGGCGGCTCCGCTCATGGACGCCATCGACCAGGGCTTCGGCCGGCTCAGCCAGTGGCTCGGCGCGCGCCTCCCCGCCAGCCTCTGGAGCGACCTGCTCGCAAACGGCGTGGTGAAGGGGGTCGGTTCGGTCCTCACCTTCCTGCCGCAGATCGTGATCCTGTTCCTCCTGCTCACCCTCCTCGAGGGCACGGGCTACATGGCCCGCGCCGCCTTCATGATGGACCGCGTGATGCGCAAGATCGGACTGCACGGGCGCGCCCTCGTGCCCATGATCTCGGGCTACGCCTGCGCCATCCCGGCCGTGATGGCGACCCGCACGATCGAAAACCCTCGCGACCGACTGCTCACGATGCTCGTCATCCCGCTCGTGAGCTGCTCCGCGCGCCTGCCCGTCTACACGCTCCTCATCGGCGCCCTGTTCCACGCCGAGAGGAAGGTCCTCGGCCCGCTCTCGCTCGGCGTGGTCCTGATGATTCTCACCTACCTCGTCTCGACGCTGCTGACCCTCCTCGCTGCGGCGGTGCTCGGCCGTACGGTCCTCAAGGGGAAACGCCTACCGCTGCTCATCGAGCTTCCCCCCTACCGGCTCCCCACGCCGCGCGTCGTCGCGCTCGTGCTCTGGCACCGCGTGCGCATGTTCCTCCGCACCGCCGGCACCATCATCGTGGTCGCCAGCGTGGTCCTCTGGGCCCTCCTCGCCTTCCCGCGCGAAGCCCGCTACTCCCAGGATTACGAGGCGGCGATCCGCGCCGCCGGTCCCAACAGCGAGGCGGCCGCGCTCCTCCGGACCCAGCAGCAGGGAGAGCGCGTCCAGCAGAGCTACGCCGGGCGGGTGGGGCATTTCATCGAGCCCGCCCTGACACCCCTCGGCTTCGACTGGAAGATCGGCATCGGCCTCGTCGGCGCGTTCGCCGCGCGCGAGGTCTTCGTGGCCACCATGGGGCTCGTCTACGGCGTGGGCCAGGAGGTGACCGAAAAGGACGCCACCCTCCGGCAGGCGCTCCGCAACCAGCGCCGCCCCGACGGACGACCGGTCTACACGCCGCTGACCGGCCTGTCGCTGATCGTCTTCTTCATGATCGCCATGCAATGTCTGTCGACGGTGGCCGTGGTGCGCCAGGAGTCCCGCTCCTGGGGCTGGACCACCTTCATGGTGGGCTATCTCTGGGTGGCGGCCTATCTCGCGTCGCTCGCCACCTATCAGCTCGGTCGCCTCCTCGGCTTCGAGTAG
- a CDS encoding NADH-quinone oxidoreductase subunit N: protein MSEGALLLLLPELLVLAGALIGFLLAVTEASRRIGWVVSLLFALGAAAAAAATILQRGQPFFPRIYQVDLFSQVVKAGLGVALFLVLLISRDLPTVRPWIRREVPMFLFLTTLGMMMLASATELLTLYVAMEFSAYGLYILVALHRAQRPGSEAAAKYVLFGAAASAVTLYGISLLFGVGGSTYLADLYRADLAASPLFLVGLVMTMAGFFYKLSLFPFHFWTPDAYQAAPHPVTTFLASASKLAAMALLARATGVLASSSPARLMDLLLVLSVASMTLGNLAALVQKDLKRLLAYSTIAHAGYMVVGLYAFSSTGHASALFYALTYVPVAITAFVVISALDPEGDKNPTFESLAGLYKRSPALALLLLVAMFGLAGIPPTVGFAGKWFVFAAALERGQFALVLIAAVNSTVGLYYYLQVIRAAFLTPAADETPLRAPAGHLLAGYGSALLSLGLGIFPGPLWLISELAAGALRAWS from the coding sequence GTGTCCGAGGGTGCGCTGCTCTTGCTTCTTCCCGAGCTCCTGGTGCTGGCCGGGGCGCTCATCGGTTTTCTGCTCGCGGTGACCGAGGCCTCCCGACGCATCGGGTGGGTCGTCTCGCTCCTCTTCGCGCTGGGTGCGGCCGCCGCCGCCGCCGCGACGATCCTCCAGCGCGGACAGCCCTTCTTCCCCCGCATCTACCAGGTGGACCTCTTCTCGCAGGTGGTGAAGGCCGGACTCGGCGTGGCCCTCTTCCTGGTCCTGCTCATCAGCCGGGACCTCCCGACCGTGCGCCCCTGGATCCGCCGCGAAGTCCCGATGTTCCTCTTTCTGACCACGCTCGGCATGATGATGCTGGCGAGCGCGACCGAGCTGCTTACACTCTACGTGGCCATGGAGTTTTCGGCCTACGGACTCTACATCCTGGTAGCGCTCCACCGCGCGCAGCGCCCGGGGAGCGAAGCGGCCGCCAAGTACGTGCTCTTCGGCGCCGCCGCGTCCGCCGTGACCCTCTACGGCATCAGCCTGCTCTTCGGCGTCGGCGGCAGCACCTACCTCGCCGACCTCTATCGGGCCGACCTCGCCGCCTCGCCGCTCTTCCTCGTCGGGCTCGTCATGACCATGGCGGGGTTTTTCTACAAGCTGTCGCTCTTCCCCTTCCACTTCTGGACCCCCGACGCCTACCAGGCCGCTCCGCACCCGGTCACCACCTTCCTGGCCAGCGCCTCGAAGCTCGCCGCGATGGCGCTGCTCGCCCGCGCCACGGGAGTCCTGGCGAGCAGCTCCCCCGCGCGCCTCATGGACCTCCTCCTCGTGCTCAGCGTCGCCTCCATGACCCTCGGGAACCTCGCAGCCCTCGTCCAGAAGGACCTCAAGCGGCTGCTGGCCTACTCCACCATCGCGCACGCGGGGTACATGGTGGTCGGCCTCTACGCCTTCTCGAGCACGGGGCACGCCTCCGCGCTCTTTTACGCCCTGACCTACGTCCCGGTGGCGATCACCGCCTTCGTCGTGATCTCGGCGCTCGACCCCGAGGGGGACAAGAACCCCACCTTCGAGAGCCTGGCCGGTCTCTACAAGCGCTCGCCGGCCCTCGCGCTGCTCCTCCTCGTGGCCATGTTCGGCCTGGCCGGGATCCCTCCCACCGTCGGTTTCGCCGGCAAGTGGTTCGTCTTCGCCGCCGCCCTCGAGCGCGGCCAGTTCGCCCTGGTACTCATCGCCGCCGTGAACAGCACGGTGGGGCTCTACTACTATCTGCAGGTGATTCGCGCGGCCTTTTTGACCCCGGCTGCCGACGAAACCCCGCTGCGCGCGCCGGCGGGGCACCTCCTCGCGGGCTACGGCTCCGCCTTGCTGTCCCTCGGGCTCGGCATCTTTCCGGGGCCCCTCTGGCTGATCTCGGAGCTGGCAGCGGGGGCCTTGCGAGCCTGGAGCTGA
- a CDS encoding NADH-quinone oxidoreductase subunit M, with protein MPHAMPLLSVILLTPLAALVAVLLLPGRAEKAIKSVSALAGLLTVLLAFKVWASYDAAAGGYQFTERFPWVVTFGITYHVAVDGVGVLMTALNAIVFFTGVLSMWNLKTRVKEYFAFMLLLVFGVFGVFMSLDVFFFFFFYEVAVLPMYPLIAIWGSTRKEYAAMKLTLFLMAGSALLFPVLISLYWHGGGESFNLINLAKHGFDPAFQKAAYPFLYIGFGVLAGMFPFHGWSPTGHVAAPTAVSMLHAGVLMKLGAFGILRVALPLLPEGARYWSGPFAILATANIVYGAFVALRQNDFKFVIGFSSVSHMGIVLLGLNTLSVDGINGAVFQMFAHGIMTALFFSSVGFIYDQAHERDIFRFGGLARQLPVAVAFFIIAGLCGMGVPGFASFWAELLVFVAAVKKFPLLGILAIVALIFGALFMLRVFGHALFGPRNPEWDHLKEITPWHSVPRVILVAVLVLFGFYPRWITNLIGTSTRSIVRSL; from the coding sequence ATGCCCCACGCGATGCCCCTGCTCAGCGTCATCCTCCTCACGCCGCTCGCCGCGCTCGTCGCCGTGCTGCTGCTCCCCGGCCGCGCGGAGAAGGCGATCAAGTCCGTCTCGGCCCTCGCCGGTCTGCTCACCGTGCTCCTCGCGTTCAAGGTGTGGGCCAGCTACGACGCCGCCGCCGGCGGCTACCAGTTCACCGAGCGCTTTCCCTGGGTCGTCACCTTCGGCATCACCTACCACGTGGCGGTGGACGGCGTGGGCGTGCTCATGACCGCCCTCAACGCGATCGTCTTCTTCACCGGCGTGCTCTCCATGTGGAACCTGAAGACCCGCGTGAAGGAGTACTTCGCCTTCATGCTCCTGCTCGTCTTCGGCGTCTTCGGCGTCTTCATGTCGCTCGACGTGTTCTTCTTCTTCTTCTTCTACGAGGTGGCGGTGCTCCCGATGTACCCGCTCATCGCCATCTGGGGGAGCACGCGCAAAGAGTACGCGGCGATGAAGCTGACGCTCTTCCTCATGGCGGGGAGCGCGCTCCTCTTTCCGGTCCTCATCTCCCTCTACTGGCACGGCGGGGGCGAGTCCTTCAATCTCATCAATCTGGCGAAGCACGGCTTCGACCCCGCCTTCCAGAAGGCCGCCTACCCCTTCCTCTACATCGGCTTCGGCGTGCTGGCCGGCATGTTCCCCTTCCACGGCTGGTCGCCGACCGGGCACGTGGCCGCGCCGACGGCCGTGTCGATGCTCCACGCCGGCGTGCTGATGAAGCTCGGCGCCTTCGGCATCCTGCGCGTGGCCCTGCCGCTCCTCCCCGAGGGGGCGCGCTACTGGTCGGGGCCCTTTGCCATCCTGGCCACCGCCAACATCGTCTACGGGGCGTTCGTGGCGCTGCGCCAGAACGACTTCAAGTTCGTGATCGGCTTCTCGAGCGTCTCGCACATGGGGATCGTGCTGCTCGGGCTGAACACCCTCTCCGTCGACGGGATCAACGGGGCCGTCTTCCAGATGTTCGCGCACGGCATCATGACCGCGCTCTTCTTCTCCTCGGTGGGCTTCATCTACGACCAGGCCCACGAACGAGACATCTTTCGCTTCGGCGGCCTGGCGCGCCAGCTCCCGGTGGCCGTGGCGTTCTTCATCATCGCGGGCCTCTGCGGCATGGGTGTCCCCGGCTTCGCCAGCTTCTGGGCCGAGCTGCTCGTCTTCGTGGCCGCCGTGAAGAAGTTCCCGCTCCTCGGCATCTTGGCGATCGTGGCGCTCATCTTCGGCGCCCTCTTCATGCTGCGCGTCTTCGGCCACGCGCTCTTCGGCCCCAGAAACCCCGAATGGGACCACCTGAAGGAGATCACCCCGTGGCATAGCGTCCCCCGGGTGATCCTCGTGGCCGTGCTCGTGCTCTTCGGTTTCTACCCGCGGTGGATCACAAACCTCATCGGGACCTCCACGCGGTCCATCGTACGGAGCCTCTAG